One genomic window of Dunckerocampus dactyliophorus isolate RoL2022-P2 chromosome 7, RoL_Ddac_1.1, whole genome shotgun sequence includes the following:
- the cd4-1 gene encoding CD4-1 molecule: MKFVIELLSVMAALLCTTGCEEVVVYATEGTTVTLSTEGLQVNTGYWYWSRIGSQQDRLAWHNRFSGWLFTKDARWTGRLSISKHALSITSVQQQDFGTFVLSKLVTIGDVRPVKTFRLFKITASADPASSPVLPGEFVTLSCHVDSPDSDNMADIYWLSPAGSKIRQREGKVQVDVTGRDHGIWSCIVMREQKEARATVSITVLDLLPAPLHPQYVPEQSSLSIPCSFPSHLSWKLFKARGLQEVHWCFIPKPPLRLVTQGPQKLFSLSLMDETVAWTFVQSRGFRPVPGLQTGNLFLNRKGVTAEDRGDYVCTFNFSSELILKRTVSVEVLQIVSSTGPDLISGQPLNLTCGLGHELPSDLSVKWIPPEWPSVRSQLSAGHHPAQIVIPEVSQGDGGRWRCDLWRGAELLTSAEMTLAIATKWSVWMLVTVCGAAVIIFVLLLLICITWRHRQRNMRRLKHGFCRCKNPKPKGYNRR, encoded by the exons ATGAAGTTCGTCATCGAGCTCTTGTCTGTCATGGCTGCTCTCCTGTGTACCACAG GGTGTGAGGAGGTGGTGGTCTACGCCACGGAGGGAACCACAGTCACTCTCAGTACCGAGGGGCTCCAAGTCAACACGGGCTACTGGTACTGGTCTCGGATTGGCTCCCAGCAAGATCGGCTGGCCTGGCACAACCGTTTTTCTGGCTGGTTGTTTACCAAAG ATGCGCGCTGGACGGGCAGGTTGTCCATTTCCAAACATGCACTGAGCATCACAAGTGTCCAACAGCAAGACTTTGGCACGTTTGTCCTCTCCAAACTTGTCACAATAGGTGATGTCAGACCAGTCAAGACCTTCAGACTCTTCAAAATCACAG CGTCTGCCGACCCGGCCTCTTCTCCTGTGCTACCTGGTGAATTTGTTACGCTGTCATGCCATGTGGACAGTCCTGACAGTGACAACATGGCTGACATATACTGGTTGAGTCCGGCAGGAAGCAAGATTCGTCAGCGTGAAGGAAAAGTCCAGGTGGACGTTACAGGCCGAGACCACGGAATATGGAGCTGCATTGTCATGAGGGAACAAAAGGAGGCGAGGGCCACAGTTTCCATCACAGTTCTTG ACCTCCTTCCGGCTCCTCTGCATCCTCAGTATGTGCCGGAGCAGTCGTCTCTCAGCATCCCCTGTTCCTTTCCCTCTCACCTCTCTTGGAAACTATTCAAAGCCAGGGGCCTCCAGGAAGTCCACTGGTGCTTCATCCCTAAACCACCCTTGCGTCTTGTTACCCAGGGTCCACAGAAGCTCTTCTCCCTCTCCCTGATGGATGAGACGGTGGCTTGGACATTTGTTCAAAGCAGGGGCTTTAGGCCTGTCCCAGGCCTCCAAACGGGAAACTTGTTTTTGAACAGAAAAGGAGTGACGGCAGAAGACAGAGGAGACTACGTGTGCACCTTCAACTTTAGCAGTGAATTGATTCTGAAAAGGACTGTGAGCGTTGAAGTGCTGCAGA tcGTGTCCTCTACGGGTCCAGACCTTATTTCTGGCCAGCCTCTCAATCTGACCTGCGGCTTGGGTCATGAGTTGCCCTCTGACCTTTCTGTGAAATGGATCCCACCTGAGTGGCCCTCCGTGCGTTCTCAGCTCAGCGCGGGGCATCACCCAGCCCAAATCGTCATTCCGGAAGTGAGCCAAGGAGACGGTGGCAGATGGAGGTGTGATCTGTGGCGTGGCGCCGAGTTGCTGACGTCGGCTGAGATGACGCTGGCTATCG CGACAAAGTGGAGCGTGTGGATGCTTGTGACCGTATGTGGCGCTGCCGTCATCATCTTTGTCCTTCTCCTCCTTATTTGCATCACCTGGAGACACAGACAG CGGAACATGAGACGCCTCAAGCATGGATTTTGCCGTTGCAAAAA CCCCAAGCCAAAAGGATACAACAGAAGATAA